The region AACTGATCCTTCATTAAATCTATGGAAAGACAGTCACTGCGACAATATCAAGCGTTTCACAAGTTTGGCTTCTCGCCACCTGACAAACATTTCAGAAGGAATAGTAGTTGATCGAGTTTGGTATGAGGGTTTTGTAGTGGATTGTTGACAGGGAGGCCAGCCCCTGGTCATGATCAGGGTTAGTACCTGGCTTCCCGATAGAATCAACCCCTAGTTGTGAACTGTGGTTGTGCTGAGCCTGATGGCAGGGCCAGCACCCCATCATGGACCAGGGTTGAGCTGACCCACCATTGTGCAGGAAGCCACTCAACAGTGTGGCGGGCCAATGGCTCATCACAAACTTGCAGTACGGCCTGTTTATTGGGCCAATGTAAAGGCATGACAATGGATGTCATTTAAATACTATGAGGGTGGTTGATTAAGCAAGGGGATTCAGGTTGTGGCTAATGAAAATTGGGATGGTCACAGCTCTATGTCCATATATGGAGTTTTGGTAATGGCCTCATTCCAATGTGTGTCTGGGCCCATACAGTGTTCCTGCTACAGGGGGTGCATTGCAATATGTTGGTGCCGATGTGTGGCAATCCTGTTCAGGGCCACATTTCAATATGAGCTCTGTACCCATATATGGAGTTCCTTCTCGAAGTCTCCATTCCAATACAGAAGACAAATGCCCATATATGGAAGTTCCTGAAGTTTCTTCTGAATCTTAAAACTCCTCTTGAAATAGATTTATTAACACGTCAACGGCCAAATGTCTTATACTCCCTCCCCCCATTACTTTTTATTCCCTTTCCACAGCAAGACAGTTATACTTTATTTTTAACCAATCTATGGCGCAACACAGATGCAATCTAAATAATCCAGCACCTGCACAGGATTATGTTGACGTTGAATTTGATATTACTAATGGCATAACTACAATCAAGCTTGCAGAATACTAGATTACTAATGTATTGCACACGTACACTGTTGCAGACCATCTGGAAAAATAAAGCGAAAGTGAGGTTCCAATGATGATaacaaaatctcaagacatctgcTAAAACAAATATGCAGCTGCCAAGATCCAGGTTAGAGCTCATGTTAGTTTGTTACAATGTAAGATGTAAAAGGCACGGGAAACGTGTGAAACACCTCGTGAAACTTCACAATAAACCATGATGACAAATACATCTGGATTTAGTCAAACTAAAAACAAAACTAAATGTTTATTCATAAATCTGCAACAGTTTTTCATTAAAGGAAGTCTTAAACTCCCATCTAatggagatttaaaaaaaaaaaagtttatttaaCCAATGGCATATCCAAAACATTAGCATGTGCACTCTCTCCAAGCATTAACAAAACCTGTTTGAAAACATTCACATCAGTGTTGTACAGTAAAACAATTTGATAAATTGAGAAGGGGAAAGCTAATGAATGACCCATGTCAGACATCCAAAAACACAACTTCTGGATTAAAGCAGTAACTCACTGTGCAAAACAGGTCTGATCATTTCTCTCACTACAGTGCCATTTcagacaggtgagttggatatATACCTGAGCTACTGTATTTAGAAAGTGGCATTGTATGGCTGGGAGGAGTTAATCTCAGAGATGAGCTTTACCAGGGTTTAAGTGTCTTTACAGTTGGATGTTATATGTCAAGATGCTAGCTCTGGATGGATCTAGGACAAGAAAAGGGGACATAGATGACAAGTGATAAAAGTAGTGGCAGTTTCAGAACCTTTTCCCTGGTCTCTTTCCCATGAGCACAGATACCAGTCCAGCTCACCTTGATTGCACCTCTCTCCAGGCTCTTCAAAGACCACCTGTCACTGCATTTGGGACCTTTCCAAATGCATTGAGTGAAAACAAAATTGGCTCAGGGGGAAGCAAAATTACTTATCTTACATTATGTCTGGGTTTGAGACCAACCCGAGACCGTATTTCAAGACTTTGTGGGCAATAGAACCACGCTGCTGGATATAGCCATGCACCATTGTGCTGAGCACTCCACCTCAATTTCACAGCTAACATCTGAGAAGAGGTTATTACAATAATACAGCAAGGCCACTGAATACATGAACAAGACATCCAGAGGGACAAAGAAAGTACCTTTGAAAGGAGGGAGAACCAAGCCGCTAACTAGTCCCCTCCAAATTCAAACCCAATGTTTCAGCTTTCAGTAGAACACAATCATTATGATAATAACAACAGTGATCATAATAAGAGTATGAATAGTAACACTGATAATAGTCACAATAGAAGTAGTAATAGTTAAAGTCTGGGTGTGGTGGTTTGGAACATGAGGAGGTTCCAGTATTCCATAAGGGAGTGCTTTCAAGAGTTCCTCAGCAGATCCATACAAGTCATGAAGAACAGCAAATGGCAGCAGCTCAGCACTTAGCAGCCAGGTTGTACTGTCCCTTATTTTATCGCTTCCTTCTCCAACCCGAGTGTCTAGTTATGTTTCCCCTCTTGTTCCTTTGCCTTGGGTTAATATTAAACATGTTTATTTTCTTCTTTTAGTGTTTTAATTTAACAGGCATTTTCACATTGCATACTTCTGTGTCCATTCTCTTGCTAGTCTGTTGTACCTGTAAAACAAAATAGAAGGTTTGCACGATACCAGAAAAAACTAGCAAACCTGTATTCTTGAATATTCCACAAATAATTTAATGcatcattaaccaggtttccATACAACCTTTTTTTGGAAAGTACAGATTTAAGAAAAACTTGAACTCAAGACAGGCCTGATGGAACAGCCCCCAAAAATAAAACACATtccaaatgtcaacaaaacaCAAGACAAGGAGAGATCTTACAGTctaaaattaattatgcgagaaGACGATGGTAATgcctttatgtgcaaatattgatataataaccatcatcttgaagtaaacttgggagtcacaatatgtgtggtcctcccactacaactcggaaaagcatgcagtttatgacgctacagattaaataaattataaTGAACTtgacagggtggtgaaagtgcacggtaaTGAGTGATGATGCTCCTTTACAAAAATatagagggtcttattctggtgacatgatgatcaatgcttggctgctgtttgacaaaagaaataataataataatctttcTCTTTTGTCCATAATCTCATCATGAAGGCTATCCTACCCACACCGCATCTGCGAattgttggctagagcgcacgtgccaagACCAGCGTGGGCACACTCGCAATGTAACAACATTTTCTGACAAAaacatcagtagagttgaaaatgcaatggaaacccatttaacttgtgtttttttatttagtACATTATTCAGGTAATTTAACCACAAAAGTTAATTTTATCTATCCACAACaggtcaatttgatggaaacatcttTGGTGGGAAAATTCacattgtttttatgcagatttttaaATATTCATATGATAATCTGTCACaagttggatggaaacctatcTACTAATACCAATGTTACGGTGAAAAGACTTTAACCAGGGTTGACTGAAACGTTGGGAAGAAATTAATGTCTATTGACCAAAACTTTGAAATTAAAGATATTTAATTGTTTGTGGACTAGGCCCTATTCAAGAATACCAGTATGCTGGAGTTTCAAAGCAAGGGAATCAAATACTGTATGGCACACTCACTTTTCCCTGTCAGCTTTGTAGGTGTGTGCAATCTCTGGTACAAGTGGGTCATCTGGGTTCGGATCGCAAAGCAGAGAGCAGATTGACAAGAGAACTAATAAGGAATGGAAAATAAAAACAATCAACTTCAGATAGCTGCATCTAAACCCCCTCCAGCTGCAGACATACATGACAACAGTCAACAAAAAATATCCAATATATTTTATTATCCAAAAAGTAAACCAATTAACCATGCATGTTCTTTAAGGGGAATGATAAGCCTTTAATACACCTACCAACAGCTCAAATCCATATTGCTATGACAACCATTACTGTTGACCACCTCTATCTGAGAGCCATAAAGTGGCACATGATTGCCCTTTTCAAGTAAAAAATGATACATTTATTATTCTTACAACTATTTGAAGTAGAAAATAAAATAATGGATTGCTGAATTTGATCCCTAGTAGTCTTGTACATTATTACCAGGAGAGACATTGACTAGGTCAAACAATTGTTTCTTTAAAATGTTAGGCCAAATCTTAAAAATATAAAATTACTGCTTTTTAGCAAACCACCTAAATTTGTATGCTTGGTTTTAAAATAAGACAGAGGGATAATATTCTGTCTGGCTGTCATATGAAAACCAATGGTCCTCTGCATTATATTTAAATGTATTGTCCATGAATAATATGTCTATATAGTTATACTGCATGTAATGACAGGAAATATtaaaatcaatcaaattttatttctcacatacacatggttagcagatgttaatgcgagaatagcgaaatgcttatgcttctagttccggcaatgcagtaataaccaacgagtaatctaacctaacaattccacaactactaccttatacacacacacacacacacaagtgtaaagaaaatgtacataaagatacatTCCAACCCCATGTCAGATCTTATACCAATATTCACAGTGGCTTACCTTTTGATACAGTGAGTGCAGGCGACCATTGCGATCTCAATATATCCAGACAAATACTTCCATTGCTGTTGATATTAGGGTGGTAGATCTTTGTCGTGAACGCAACCTGCAATTTAATTAAGTATTTTATAAACCAGCACTTACTTCTAGCACTATGAATTATGTTTCCTAATGTCAACTGATCTTATGTGACTTTTTACTCACCTTTGGTGGTTTGAAGGGGTAATCTGTAGGGAAGTGAATAGTCAAGAAGAACACTCCTCCCTGATAAGGACTGTcattctaaaataaaataaaaacatgtttagaAAGAGGATAAGAATACCCTTAAAGTTTATTGATGCTAAGCTATGTGCTAATAAGAGAAAGGGAAGTTAAATTACATACCGGACCCATTATTGTTGCCTGCCAGTGAAACACTAAATAAAATTACAAATGGGTTACAATTAATACCGAACAATGCAATGTCACAGCCTCGCCCATCACGTTGCTGCCCATCAAAAGTTGCCTAAAATGTATGTATTGTGTATCTGTGCAAATCACAATACTGAATGTCTGACAGACTGGAACTAACTGTTCTAAAAAAACATTCCGACATGGCAAATATGACATTAATATAAAGCATTTATTCCCTAGCTCATCCCTACTTACAATCATCTCCAACTGGTCCCGCTGAGCATTGTGCAGGTGGATCCCTCTGCAAATCTGTCAGTTCCTAAAGAGAtagaataataataaataaataaaaagcagtGTCTAAAATTCACCTTTGTATCTACTACTAAATGATGTGGCCAGGAAGTAGAAAATTCAGTCAtggatatcaaatcaaagtttatttgtcacgtgcaccgaatacaacaggtgtaggtagaccttagtgaaatgcttacttacaggctctaaccaagtgcaaaaaaaggtattaggtgaacaatgggtaagtgaagaaataaaaacagtgaaaaacagtagcgaggctatatatagtagcgaggctacatacagacaccgcttagtcaggctgattgaggtagcatGTACATATGGCTaacgtgactatgcatatatgatgaacagagagtagcagtagcgtaaaagagggtaTAACTGTCATTACTATACATTTTATAAACAGATTGCATAGGTAGTCACATCTGGGTCATATTCACTAGTGCACACCGTTGCTTTGCAACAAATTCAAATTTCTTATTGcacaagttcaggtagtccctcccagTTCCAGTCTATTTGTAGTGAATATAACCCTGATTGACACTGAGCAACAATGTGACAAAACTGACATTCAGATAGGGAAAAATAAATAGGCTAACCCTACATCAGTTTGATGACAGTTGTCTGGTTGAGCACGGAGTGAAGGGTGTCACTGCCAAATTAACAACCAAAGCCGCTCCTCAACTTTGACATTTAGGATTACATGACCAGTTTTACTCagactggtctcatagactagacgtaataTAGTAAACGTAATTCCGGGACACTAATTAGTATAATACATTAGCATAATACACatagcattcggaaagtattcatacccctggactttttccacattttggtacgttacagcctcattctaaaaatGTATGCGTGTCCACCCctcccatcaatctacacacaatagcccacaacgacaaagcaaaaacaggtttttagaattgtgAAAAGAAatacaactgaaatatcacatgtaaagtattcagacccttcactcagcactttgttgaagcacctttggcagtgattaaagACTTGAGAATGACGCTACAAGCAtggcagacctgtatttggggagtttctcccactcatctctgcagatcctctctagctctgtcaggttggatggggagcgttgcagcacaactattttctggtctctccagagatgttcgatcgggttcaagcctgggctctagctgggccactcaaggacattcagtgacttgacccgaagccactcctgcattgtcttggctgataagagcgtctgctaaatgacttaaatgtaaatgtcttgttggaaggtgaaccttcaccccagtctgaggtcctgagcaggttctctgtactctctgttcatctttgccttgatcctgactagtctaccaatcccttccgctgaaaaacatccccacgtcatgatgctgccaccatgatGTTTCACCCTAATGATGGTGCCAGGTTCTctagacatgacgcttggcattcaggataAAGTTTTCgatcttggtttcgtcagaccacagaatcttgtttctcatggtcagagtctttcggtgcctttaggcaaacttcaagtgggctttcatgtgccttttactgaggactggcttcGGTCTGGCCAcgaacataaaggcctgatttgtggagtgcttcagagatggttgtccttctggaaggtcctcccatctccacagaggaagtctGACAGAGggccagagtgaccatcgggttcttggtcacctcccgacctaggcccttctccccaattgttcagtttggccaggcggccagctctaggaagagtcttggtggttccaaacctcttccatttaagaatgatggaggcaactgtgcagacattttttggtaccctcccccagatctgtccctcaacacaatcctgtctctgagctctacagacaattccttcgacatcatggcttggtttttgcagtgacatgcactgtcaactgtgggaccttatatagacagatgtgtgtgCCTTTTagaatcatgtcaaatcaattgaatttaccacaggtggactccaatcaagttgtagaaacatctcaaggctgatcaatagaaacaggatgcacttaaACTCAATTTCGAGCttcatggcaaagggtctgaatacttatgtaaataaggtatttctgttctaTATTTTTAATAAATGCGCAAACACTTGGTctctttgtcgttatggggtattgtgtctagattgcTGAGGATCTTTTTTAAAAGATgcaaattttagaataaggctgtaatgtaacaaaatgtggaacagtcaaagggtctgaatactttccgaaggcactgcatGTTACGTTTGATATGGCTACATAAGACAGAAAGaaggtggttggttggatggGTGAGCATATAACGCCAGCATctagcaaccgaaaggttgcgtgttcaaatctcatcacggaAAACATTAGCATTATAACTAATTAGCCACTAAACTTTtggctactttgcaactacttaacaTGTTATGTAATCCTTCCCCTATAACCTAACCCATAGCTAACactagccacaacaaattggaattcttAACATTAcatacgttttgcaaatttgtaCAAAATGgctggacatccacaaattaatacatacaatACAAACGGTAACATATACTAACTAACTGGAGAGTCTCAGGCTTCATTTCACATCTATCCCCGAGTCCAGGTTGGTTTCACTACACAGGCCCTGACTTAATTGTACCATACTGTGAAGTTGTTACACCATGCCAAGTATCCCTACTCAACTTTTAATACATTGACAATACAGACAAAATACAAACAGACCACCGTTGTTTCAAGTGTTCACCAAAATGACATATTTGAAATGTTATGGTCCACTAGCCGTGTACCATTTGAGGTAATATAGTATGACATCACTTGTTGTACATAAAGTAGTAAACTTTCTCAATATTCTAGTTAGCTAACATTTTATGAAAACGCTGTCCATTCTGTTATAAATACACTTGCTTGCCAGTGCCCCATTTGCTATTCCATATATGGCAACATTGGGGTTAAGCATTTGGCAACAAGCAAACAGCTGTCATATGTCACGCGTGCGCATTACCTTCCAGCACACTCATTCATTCAAGATGGCAAAAGATAGGTACCattagcaagctaacgttagcttcaaAATTGTACTTTCTCACCCGGGTCGCCAGACACAAAAACATGACTAACTTGCTTATTTATTTTACACTCACAAGGTGGTCATATTACTTGCACCTCAACCAAATGCCGCTAGGTAGGTACAGGCCCGTTACATTAGTTCGCTGCTAACGTTAAGTGAGGACAGCTAACTAGCaagcaaaaaaaaaatgtcctgTAAAGCTAACAGCTTAGCATAGGCAGCATGAAATGCGTCAATTGCAAAAGGCCACCATTGGTTTCTCGTCTTTGTCTGTCTATCTGCCAAGTATTTTCAAGGGGAGCACAAACAAGTGCTTGTTACATGAAATGTGACAAACTATTTTGGAGAACCATACTTATTGTAAACATAGCTAACAATTTAGCGGACTAGTTGCAACGCAGGATGGCAGGAAGAAATAAGCAAACAAAAACTCACCTTTTGAATTCTTTTCAACGCCATTGCTAGTTTAATTAGATACGGGTCTATAATACACTTGGAACAGACACCTCGGGTTAAATTACGATGTTTTTCAAACCAGTCACGTTGTGTGTATATAAATAATGTAACAATCGTGGTGTTTTCGAATAAAACTGCAGTTTCCACGGTAGAAGGTTGCGGTTTTGTTAGgtttctcacccccctctctccttccactcacTGGCAGCATCTGCTGCTGGAGAGCATTTCCAGAATATCGCGAGACAAGGAATTAATTGGGCAGCTGACAATTTTTAGTTATTTTGATTGAAATTAATTTAGGCCTAAGTACCCTATCTCCTGACAATGAAGGCAGTTACACATGACCATCGATTAATTGATTGCAATACCTTTGTTAGAAAGAACATTTATATCCTTTTGATAATTTTGTAATTATTGATTCGTAATTTATTTTGGTCAGGCGTGGTGCAGATTATTATTGTGCATAATTAGCTGGATAAGAAGAACCAAACATTAATTTAATTGTTTTCGAAGTTGTTATCCTGTTTGGACCACTATGCCAAAGACATTCAACATCAAGCCTATTCCAACAAGACTGACTCGAAAATGTGGATGAGGTGGGTACAACATTTTCAAATTAATTTTAATAGAGGGCTCAAACAAAATAACCATACTAAGCATACATTTACAGGGGAAATCATTTagcaagcaggcacacacacaacaacTTAATAAACCACACCTCTGTCCACAAGATGTCCCTGTTTACTTCAGGGATAATCAGGGCCAGCTGATTTAAGGgcctttttttatttcacctttatttaaccaggtagtctagttgagaacaagttctcatttacaactgcgacctggccaagataaagcaaagcagtgcgacacaaacaacaacacagagttacacatggaataaacaaacatacagtcaataatacaatagaaaacgtctatatacagtgtgtccaaatgaggtaggatgagggaggtaaggcaataaataggccgtaggccaatatagaaattaaacactggagtgatggatgtgcagaaaATGAGTGTgccagtagagatactggggtgcaatggagcaaaataaataacagtatggcgatgaggtagttggatgggctattgacagatggactatgtacaggtgcagtgatctgtgagctgctctgacagctgatgcttaaagctagtgagggagatatgagtctccagcttcagtgatttttgcagttcgttccagtcattggcagcagagaactggaaggaaagatggccgaaggaggaattggccagtgaaatatacctgctggagcgcgtgctatggtgggtgctgctatggtgaccagtgagctgagataaggcagtgCTTTACCTAGCGAAGACTTATAGATAACCTTGGGCCAGTGTGTTTGGCGtcgaatatgaagtgagggccagccaacgagagcatacaggtcacagtggtgggtagtatatggagctttggtgacaaaacggatgccactgtgatagactgcatccaattttctgagtagagtgttgcaggctattttgtaaatgacattgccgaagtcaaggatcggtaggatagtcagttttacgagggtatgtttggcagcatgagtgaaggatggttTATTGCGAAATAGTtcagccgattctagatttcattttggattggagatgcttaatgtgagtctggaaggagagtttacagtctaaccagacacctaggtatttgtagttgtccacatattctaagtcagaaccgtccagagcagtgaagctggacgggcgggcaggtgtgggcagtgatcggttgaagatcatgcatttagttttacttacatttaagagcagttgaaggcgATGGAACGAGAGCtgtgtggcattgaagctcatctggaagttagttaacacagtgtccaaagaagggccagacgtatacagaatggtattgtctgagtagaggtggatcagagaatc is a window of Oncorhynchus keta strain PuntledgeMale-10-30-2019 chromosome 25, Oket_V2, whole genome shotgun sequence DNA encoding:
- the LOC118382025 gene encoding ubiquitin-conjugating enzyme E2 D4 is translated as MALKRIQKELTDLQRDPPAQCSAGPVGDDLFHWQATIMGPNDSPYQGGVFFLTIHFPTDYPFKPPKVAFTTKIYHPNINSNGSICLDILRSQWSPALTVSKVLLSICSLLCDPNPDDPLVPEIAHTYKADREKYNRLAREWTQKYAM